DNA from Desulfarculus baarsii DSM 2075:
GGGCTCGTTTACAGCGGGGCCGGCCGCTGTTAAAATCGCTGGGCCATGAAAAAGCGCTATCTTTCCATGAAACAGTTCGTCTCCTGGCGGGAGACGCCGTGGCCGGTGGACTGGCCGGCCATCTTTGGCCGCCGCGCGCCGCTGGTGCTGGAGATCGGCTGCGGCAACGGCGAGATGTTGGCCCGCCGGGCGGCGGCCACGCCGCAGGTCGACTTCGTGGCCGTGGACCTGCAATGGCCCTCGGTGCTGCGGGCGCTACGCCGCGTGAACCAGGCCGGCCTCGATAACGCGCGCCTGACCAAGGGCGGGGCCGACATGGTGCTCACGCGTCTGTTCGCGCCGGGCCAGCTAAGCCACGTTTATTGCCTGTTTCCGTGCCCTTGGCCCAAGCGCCGCCACCAGGTCAAACGCCTGTTCGACAGCCAGTTCCTGTGCCTGATGAATAGCCGCATGGCCCCCCAGGCCGATTTTCGCCTGGTCACCGATTGGCGGCCCTTTGCCCAATGGGTCGGCGAGCAGGCCTTGGAGGCCGCCTTCCGGCCCAGTCTGCGTCTGATCGGCCCCGAGCACGACACCAAATACGAACGTCGCTGGGCCCAGGGCGGCCAGAGCGAGTTTTTCGAGCTGACCCTGACCAAGGCGGAGCATCTGGTGCTGCCGCCCTACGAGGAGCCTGTCTTGCGCACGCCGCTTTTGGCCCGCTTCGACCCGGCCCGGCTGGCGCCTTTCGAGGACCGGGGCCAGGCCATCGCCTCTTGCCGCGAGGTGTTTTACGACTCCCTGCGGGATGTGGCCATGCTGCGCATGGTCACCGCCGAGGACGACTTCAGCCAGAACTTCTACGTGCAGGTGCTGCGCCGGCCCGAGGGCGACTGGCAGGTGCGCGTGGCCCCTGGCTGCGGGGTGTTGCCCACGGTGGCCGTGCAGGAGGCCCTGGACGCGGTGGCCGCCCGTTTGGCCGACTGAGCCCGCGCCCTTCAGTCGGCCTGGGGCGCGTGGGGTTCGCTTTTCATGAACTCGCGCAGCACGACCGTGGCGTAGGAGCCCTTGGGCAGGGCGAAGTCGAAGGCCAAGCCCTGGTCGGTGGGCTCGACGCGCAGTTCGTCCAAGACCAGCCGGGCCGGCCGCCGCGATCCCGAGAGCC
Protein-coding regions in this window:
- the trmB gene encoding tRNA (guanine(46)-N(7))-methyltransferase TrmB, translating into MKKRYLSMKQFVSWRETPWPVDWPAIFGRRAPLVLEIGCGNGEMLARRAAATPQVDFVAVDLQWPSVLRALRRVNQAGLDNARLTKGGADMVLTRLFAPGQLSHVYCLFPCPWPKRRHQVKRLFDSQFLCLMNSRMAPQADFRLVTDWRPFAQWVGEQALEAAFRPSLRLIGPEHDTKYERRWAQGGQSEFFELTLTKAEHLVLPPYEEPVLRTPLLARFDPARLAPFEDRGQAIASCREVFYDSLRDVAMLRMVTAEDDFSQNFYVQVLRRPEGDWQVRVAPGCGVLPTVAVQEALDAVAARLAD